The following are from one region of the Cloacibacterium normanense genome:
- a CDS encoding hemolysin family protein, producing the protein MDYDSVVKLLIALLLVLLNGFFVAAEFSIVKVRYSQIQIKAAEGNKMAKQAEHIIKHLDAYLSATQLGITLASLALGWVGESALEHVFHGVFSYFNINIAPTMITTISVVTSFLIITVMHIVFGELVPKSIAIRKSEATTLFISAPLRLFYNIFKPFIWLMNLFSNAFLKLIGIHPASEHDIHSTEELQLLVKQSADSGEIEEENYEIIKNAFDFTDHTAKQVMVPRQNIISIDIEDDKEEILKQIIDCGYSRIPVFQNSIDNIIGLFYTKEIMREYIKNKDLDLKEFLREAFFVVGSKKISDLLNVFQQKKQHLAIVIDEFGGTEGILTLEDILEELVGEIQDEEDDEDKIVDQVGENVFWVKATQPLEEINECLPKELSEVGEYNTLAGFILHQLEDIPEENQEFDIDDYHFKILKMNNKSVELVELVYEPKDIVDDLTEEISEI; encoded by the coding sequence ATGGATTACGATAGTGTCGTCAAACTTCTTATTGCATTATTACTTGTATTATTAAACGGGTTTTTCGTAGCGGCGGAATTCTCCATCGTTAAGGTTCGTTATTCTCAGATTCAAATCAAGGCTGCCGAAGGAAACAAAATGGCGAAACAAGCCGAACACATCATCAAACATTTAGATGCTTATTTATCTGCTACACAATTAGGGATTACCTTAGCTTCATTAGCATTAGGTTGGGTAGGAGAAAGCGCTCTGGAACATGTTTTCCATGGGGTATTCTCTTATTTCAATATCAATATTGCACCTACTATGATTACGACAATTTCTGTAGTAACCAGTTTTTTAATCATTACCGTAATGCATATTGTTTTTGGGGAGTTAGTGCCTAAATCTATTGCCATTAGAAAATCAGAAGCCACTACCTTATTCATTTCTGCACCATTAAGATTATTCTACAATATTTTCAAACCATTTATTTGGTTAATGAATTTATTCTCAAATGCTTTTTTGAAATTAATAGGAATCCATCCTGCTTCCGAACATGATATTCACTCTACAGAAGAACTTCAATTGTTGGTAAAACAATCAGCTGATAGTGGAGAAATAGAAGAAGAAAACTACGAAATCATTAAAAATGCTTTTGATTTTACAGACCACACTGCAAAACAAGTGATGGTGCCTCGTCAAAATATTATTTCTATTGATATAGAAGATGATAAAGAAGAAATTCTAAAACAAATCATCGATTGTGGATATTCTAGAATTCCAGTGTTTCAAAACTCGATTGATAACATTATAGGACTTTTCTACACCAAGGAAATCATGAGAGAATACATCAAAAACAAAGACCTTGATTTAAAAGAGTTTTTGAGAGAAGCATTCTTCGTGGTAGGAAGTAAAAAGATTTCAGATTTATTAAATGTTTTCCAACAAAAGAAACAGCATTTAGCCATCGTTATCGATGAATTTGGAGGTACAGAAGGTATTCTTACTTTAGAAGATATTTTAGAAGAATTGGTAGGCGAAATCCAAGATGAAGAGGATGATGAAGATAAAATTGTAGACCAAGTAGGCGAAAACGTTTTCTGGGTAAAAGCAACTCAACCTTTAGAAGAAATTAACGAGTGTTTGCCGAAAGAATTATCAGAAGTTGGTGAATACAATACTTTAGCTGGATTTATCCTGCATCAATTAGAAGATATTCCAGAAGAAAATCAAGAGTTCGATATCGATGATTATCATTTCAAAATTTTGAAAATGAATAATAAGTCGGTAGAACTGGTAGAATTGGTCTACGAACCAAAAGATATTGTAGATGACTTAACCGAAGAAATTAGCGAAATCTAA
- a CDS encoding ATP-dependent Clp protease adaptor ClpS — protein MKFYDNPQREYQEEVALLEQEDEVYKLVLHNDDVNTFDFVIECLIEICKHTLEQAEQCTILVHYKGKCTVKTGSMELLKPMHEKLISRGLTSEIV, from the coding sequence ATGAAATTTTACGATAATCCTCAAAGAGAATATCAGGAAGAAGTAGCGCTTCTAGAACAGGAAGACGAAGTCTACAAATTAGTGCTGCATAATGATGATGTAAACACTTTTGATTTCGTAATAGAGTGTTTAATCGAAATTTGTAAACATACGCTAGAACAAGCCGAACAATGCACCATTTTGGTACATTACAAAGGCAAATGCACCGTGAAAACAGGTAGCATGGAACTTCTAAAACCCATGCACGAAAAATTAATTTCCAGAGGTCTTACTTCTGAGATTGTATAA
- the atpA gene encoding F0F1 ATP synthase subunit alpha, producing MAEINPAEVSAILKQQLANFDTQTNVEEVGTVLQIGDGIALVYGLENVQYGELVKFESGIEGIVLNLAEDNVGVALLGESKRVKEGDTVRRTERISSIKVGEGLLGRVVDTLGNPIDGKGPVTGDLYEMPLERKAPGVIFRQPVNEPLQTGIVAIDSMIPIGRGQRELIIGDRQTGKTTVAIDTILNQKEFYDAGEPVFCIYVAVGQKGSTVAQIVKTLEDKGALAYTVVVAANASDPSPMQVYAPMAGAAIGEFFRDTGRPALIVYDDLSKQAVAYRELSLLLRRPPGREAYPGDVFYLHSRLLERAAKVIKDDTIASQMNDLPESLKPMVKGGGSLTALPIIETQAGDVSAYIPTNVISITDGQIFLESDLFNSGVRPAINVGISVSRVGGNAQIKSMKKVSGTLKLDQAQYKELEAFAKFGSDLDAATMAVIAKGERNVEILKQPVNSPLPVESQVAMIYAGTENLLRNVPVRKVREFQVEYVDFLKNKHPEVMAALKSGKIDDSLTGVLKQVATDLASKYN from the coding sequence ATGGCAGAAATAAATCCGGCTGAAGTTTCAGCAATTTTAAAACAACAGTTAGCCAACTTTGATACACAAACAAATGTAGAAGAAGTGGGTACAGTATTACAAATTGGAGACGGTATCGCTCTAGTTTACGGTTTAGAAAACGTACAATACGGTGAATTGGTAAAATTCGAATCAGGAATTGAAGGTATTGTATTAAACCTTGCAGAAGACAATGTAGGTGTTGCACTTCTTGGAGAATCTAAAAGAGTAAAAGAAGGAGATACTGTAAGAAGAACCGAAAGAATCTCTTCTATTAAAGTAGGAGAAGGTCTTTTAGGAAGAGTAGTAGATACTCTAGGTAATCCTATCGATGGTAAAGGTCCTGTAACCGGAGATCTTTATGAAATGCCACTAGAAAGAAAAGCTCCAGGAGTAATTTTCCGTCAACCGGTAAATGAACCACTTCAGACAGGTATCGTAGCAATTGACTCTATGATTCCAATCGGAAGAGGACAAAGAGAGTTGATCATCGGAGATAGACAAACTGGTAAAACTACCGTTGCTATCGACACTATTTTGAACCAAAAAGAATTTTATGATGCTGGTGAGCCTGTATTTTGTATCTACGTTGCTGTAGGTCAAAAAGGTTCTACTGTAGCACAAATCGTAAAAACTTTAGAAGATAAAGGAGCTTTAGCTTATACCGTAGTGGTAGCAGCAAACGCTTCAGACCCTTCTCCAATGCAGGTATACGCACCAATGGCGGGAGCTGCAATCGGAGAATTTTTTAGAGACACTGGTAGACCAGCATTAATCGTTTATGATGATTTATCTAAACAAGCAGTAGCTTACCGTGAGCTTTCTCTATTATTAAGAAGACCACCAGGTCGTGAAGCATATCCTGGAGACGTTTTCTACCTTCACTCAAGATTATTAGAAAGAGCTGCTAAAGTAATTAAAGATGATACCATCGCTTCTCAAATGAACGATTTACCAGAATCATTAAAACCAATGGTAAAAGGAGGTGGTTCATTAACGGCTCTTCCAATCATCGAAACTCAAGCAGGTGACGTATCAGCATATATTCCTACCAACGTAATTTCTATTACAGACGGACAGATCTTCTTAGAGTCAGATTTATTCAACTCTGGGGTGAGACCAGCGATTAACGTAGGTATTTCTGTATCGAGAGTAGGTGGTAACGCTCAGATTAAGTCTATGAAAAAAGTTTCTGGTACATTGAAACTTGACCAAGCGCAGTACAAAGAATTAGAAGCTTTTGCTAAATTTGGTTCTGACTTAGATGCTGCTACTATGGCAGTTATCGCAAAAGGAGAAAGAAACGTAGAAATTCTTAAACAACCAGTAAACTCTCCACTACCTGTAGAATCACAAGTAGCGATGATTTACGCAGGAACTGAAAACTTATTAAGAAACGTTCCTGTAAGAAAAGTAAGAGAATTCCAAGTAGAATACGTAGACTTCTTAAAAAACAAACACCCAGAAGTAATGGCTGCTCTTAAATCTGGTAAGATTGATGACAGTTTAACAGGTGTTCTTAAGCAAGTAGCTACAGATTTAGCTTCTAAATATAACTAA
- the atpG gene encoding ATP synthase F1 subunit gamma yields the protein MANLKEIRGRITSISSTMQITSAMKMVSAAKLKKAQDAIVMLRPYSEKLQEIIQNVSASSDSDNVSAFAQKREVKKVLYIAITSNRGLAGAFNSSIIKELNHRISNSAVEVEVLTIGKKVFDAVKKNRTVYDNQSAIFDHVSFEKVSKVTSAVMKDFSQGKFDEVHLIYNKFLNAANQEVKTEQLLPISMPETDGNANSDYIFEPNRNEILDSLIPKSIKTQVYKAVLDSIASEHGARMTAMHKATDNAQALKNDLVIFYNKARQAAITNEILEIVSGAEALKNS from the coding sequence ATGGCAAATTTAAAAGAAATTAGAGGAAGAATAACTTCTATTTCATCTACAATGCAGATTACAAGTGCAATGAAAATGGTTTCGGCTGCGAAACTGAAAAAAGCACAAGATGCCATTGTAATGTTAAGACCTTATTCTGAAAAACTTCAAGAAATCATTCAGAATGTAAGCGCAAGCTCTGATTCTGATAACGTTTCTGCTTTTGCACAAAAGAGAGAGGTGAAAAAAGTACTATACATCGCTATTACTTCTAATAGAGGTTTGGCAGGTGCTTTTAACTCATCTATTATCAAAGAATTAAATCACAGAATTTCTAATTCTGCTGTAGAAGTAGAAGTGTTAACCATCGGGAAAAAAGTTTTTGATGCTGTAAAGAAAAACAGAACAGTATATGATAATCAAAGTGCCATCTTTGATCATGTGAGTTTTGAAAAAGTATCAAAAGTGACTTCTGCTGTGATGAAGGATTTCAGCCAAGGAAAATTTGATGAAGTACATCTAATTTATAATAAATTTTTAAATGCTGCTAATCAAGAAGTAAAAACTGAACAGCTATTACCAATATCAATGCCGGAAACTGATGGTAATGCAAACAGTGATTATATCTTTGAGCCCAACAGAAACGAGATTTTGGATAGCCTAATTCCTAAATCTATTAAAACGCAAGTGTACAAAGCAGTGCTAGATTCTATCGCATCTGAACATGGAGCGAGAATGACAGCGATGCACAAAGCGACTGATAACGCACAAGCACTTAAAAATGATTTGGTAATTTTCTATAACAAAGCGCGTCAAGCTGCGATTACCAATGAAATTTTAGAAATCGTTTCTGGTGCAGAAGCACTTAAAAATAGCTAA
- the atpB gene encoding F0F1 ATP synthase subunit A, which translates to MLKRGVLLIGFLSTFSLSLAQHHEAAAETKPATETKVVSAEEAEKEQIKKENKEFIDHHLLDAHSFDIMVEKKADGTEHHIGFPLPVIFYDEANGLHAFMSSKFHHGKELKDAHGKKYNVVESKGANYALYHEKIVKTDASGAITLDDHGHATNAKVLDLSITKSVLMILCASLLMIVIFGSMARNYKKSPIPTGAGKLFEPLVIFIRDEIAIPNIGPKYHKYISYLLTIFFFILFLNVFGLLPFGINVTGNLAITAALAIFTFIITQFTANRNYWQHIFWMPGLPFLMKLVMIPIELIGMIIKPFALLIRLFANMSAGHIVIMSLIAMIYYFQNVIAGVAFPFLTFVLYLLEILVAFLQAYIFTMLSAVYFGMANEEHHHEEAHH; encoded by the coding sequence ATGCTGAAAAGAGGAGTTTTATTAATCGGTTTTTTATCTACATTTTCACTTTCTTTAGCGCAACATCACGAAGCTGCAGCAGAAACTAAACCTGCTACAGAAACCAAAGTGGTAAGTGCCGAAGAAGCAGAAAAAGAACAAATAAAGAAAGAAAATAAGGAGTTTATAGACCATCACTTGTTAGATGCTCACAGCTTTGATATTATGGTGGAAAAGAAAGCAGACGGTACAGAACACCACATCGGTTTTCCACTTCCTGTTATTTTCTATGATGAAGCAAACGGTCTTCATGCATTCATGAGTTCAAAATTTCACCACGGTAAAGAATTGAAAGATGCTCATGGCAAAAAATACAACGTAGTAGAAAGCAAAGGTGCAAACTACGCTCTTTACCACGAAAAAATTGTAAAAACAGACGCTTCTGGTGCTATTACTTTAGATGACCACGGTCACGCTACCAATGCAAAAGTTTTAGACTTATCTATCACGAAAAGTGTTTTAATGATTCTATGTGCATCATTATTGATGATTGTAATTTTTGGTTCTATGGCTAGAAATTATAAGAAATCACCAATTCCTACAGGTGCAGGTAAATTATTCGAACCACTGGTAATCTTCATCAGAGATGAGATTGCGATTCCAAACATCGGACCGAAATATCACAAATATATTTCTTATTTATTGACTATTTTCTTCTTCATTTTATTCCTGAACGTATTTGGTTTATTACCTTTCGGGATTAATGTAACAGGGAATTTAGCCATTACAGCTGCTTTAGCAATTTTTACCTTCATCATTACACAGTTTACGGCAAACAGAAACTATTGGCAACACATCTTCTGGATGCCAGGTTTACCGTTCTTAATGAAATTGGTAATGATTCCTATCGAATTAATCGGGATGATTATTAAGCCGTTTGCATTGTTAATACGTCTCTTTGCAAACATGTCAGCAGGTCACATCGTAATTATGTCATTAATTGCAATGATTTATTACTTCCAAAATGTAATTGCAGGCGTTGCATTCCCATTCTTAACATTTGTATTGTATTTATTAGAGATATTAGTAGCATTCTTACAAGCGTATATCTTCACCATGCTTTCTGCGGTTTACTTCGGAATGGCTAATGAAGAACACCACCACGAAGAAGCTCATCACTAA
- a CDS encoding AtpZ/AtpI family protein, protein MALQDQNTPKTPEEQKEEYKKNPMRLYGIYSSIVFQMLAIIALGFWGGKKINDYLELPNDLLTVAIGLSGLGLALYSTLKQLENINK, encoded by the coding sequence ATGGCTCTACAAGACCAAAATACTCCGAAAACTCCTGAAGAACAGAAAGAAGAATACAAAAAAAATCCTATGCGCTTGTACGGAATTTATTCTTCCATCGTGTTTCAGATGTTGGCCATCATTGCTTTAGGATTTTGGGGCGGGAAGAAAATTAATGATTATCTAGAATTGCCCAATGATTTATTAACCGTTGCCATTGGTTTATCAGGATTAGGATTAGCCTTGTACAGTACCTTAAAACAATTAGAAAATATAAACAAATAA
- the atpE gene encoding ATP synthase F0 subunit C — protein MEIPKLVGAGLVVIGAGLGIGKIGAAALEGMARQPEQAGKLQTAMLIAAALVEGLAFAALFAVN, from the coding sequence ATGGAAATTCCAAAACTAGTAGGTGCAGGTTTAGTAGTAATCGGAGCAGGTTTAGGTATCGGTAAAATCGGTGCTGCTGCTTTAGAAGGTATGGCTCGTCAGCCAGAACAAGCTGGTAAATTACAAACTGCAATGCTTATTGCTGCTGCACTAGTTGAAGGTCTTGCATTTGCTGCATTATTTGCTGTAAACTAA
- a CDS encoding F0F1 ATP synthase subunit B, whose product MGLLENFSSGLFIIQSVIFLILLFVLGKFAWKPILTALNEREVSIQDAINQAKLAKEEVANLKADNERIIREAKAERDAILKEARELKDKIVGEAKDLAKSEGDKMIEQAKQSINAEKNAAMADIKNQIGSLSVEIAETILKQKLDNADAHNALVEKIINKSNLN is encoded by the coding sequence ATGGGATTATTAGAGAATTTTTCGTCAGGTTTGTTCATCATTCAGTCAGTTATTTTCTTGATACTTCTTTTCGTGTTAGGAAAATTTGCATGGAAACCTATCCTTACTGCTTTAAATGAGAGAGAAGTTTCTATTCAAGACGCTATTAACCAAGCTAAATTGGCTAAAGAAGAAGTTGCAAATCTTAAAGCAGACAATGAGAGAATCATCCGCGAAGCTAAAGCTGAACGTGATGCCATCTTAAAAGAAGCAAGAGAGTTAAAAGACAAAATCGTAGGTGAAGCAAAAGACCTTGCAAAATCTGAAGGAGACAAAATGATTGAACAAGCAAAACAATCAATCAATGCTGAGAAAAATGCAGCGATGGCTGATATCAAAAATCAAATTGGTTCTCTTTCTGTAGAAATTGCAGAAACTATTCTAAAACAAAAATTAGATAATGCTGATGCTCACAACGCATTAGTTGAAAAAATCATTAATAAATCTAACTTAAATTAA
- a CDS encoding tyrosine-type recombinase/integrase — translation MDFNLYKFSIGEHYSKKVIWITFPKDYTLIKELRERFSSVKWSSTHKAWYLPDLPSIRTALQINTSEIGDELIASIAPNNQEAFLRFRNQLKLKAYSKNTIRTYTTEFAHLLRTIKHYSVNELTQERLKDYFLYCIKKENIKENHLNSRINAIKFYFEKVLHREKMFFDIPRPKTPKRLPKMLTKSEIKKIFKQTSNPKHLLMLQLSYGMGLRVSEIVNLKIEHINSEDMLVLIAGAKGKKDRYTNLPESILPLLRTYYKEYKPKDYLFEGQYGGAYSVRSVQMVFKNALKNAKINKTIGIHGLRHSYATHLIESGADIRFLQELLGHNSIKTTQIYTHVTDVSKSKIKSPLDFL, via the coding sequence ATGGATTTTAATTTATACAAATTCAGTATAGGAGAACACTATTCTAAAAAAGTCATTTGGATTACTTTTCCCAAAGATTATACCTTGATTAAGGAACTTAGAGAGCGTTTCTCGTCTGTAAAGTGGAGCAGTACTCATAAAGCATGGTATTTGCCAGATTTACCATCTATACGTACTGCTTTACAAATTAATACTAGCGAAATAGGAGATGAACTTATAGCAAGTATAGCACCTAATAACCAAGAAGCTTTTTTGCGGTTTAGAAATCAATTAAAACTAAAAGCGTATAGTAAGAATACCATTAGAACCTACACTACAGAATTTGCGCATTTGCTTAGAACAATTAAGCATTACTCTGTAAATGAACTTACACAAGAGAGATTGAAAGATTATTTTCTATATTGTATTAAAAAAGAAAATATTAAAGAAAATCATCTCAATAGCAGAATTAATGCAATAAAGTTTTATTTCGAAAAAGTGTTGCACAGGGAAAAAATGTTTTTTGATATTCCACGTCCTAAAACACCAAAACGGCTTCCTAAAATGCTCACAAAATCAGAAATTAAAAAGATTTTCAAGCAAACATCTAATCCTAAACATCTCCTCATGCTCCAGCTTTCTTATGGAATGGGTTTAAGGGTTTCCGAAATTGTAAATCTTAAAATAGAGCATATTAATTCTGAGGATATGCTGGTTTTAATCGCTGGTGCAAAAGGAAAAAAAGATAGGTATACCAATTTGCCAGAGTCTATATTACCTCTATTGAGAACTTATTATAAAGAATACAAGCCAAAAGATTATCTTTTCGAAGGTCAATACGGTGGTGCATATTCGGTGAGAAGTGTACAGATGGTTTTTAAAAATGCACTCAAAAATGCTAAAATCAACAAAACCATTGGTATACACGGTTTGAGACACAGTTACGCCACTCATCTTATAGAAAGTGGGGCGGATATTAGATTTTTGCAAGAACTTTTGGGGCATAATTCTATTAAAACTACCCAAATCTATACCCATGTTACAGATGTTTCTAAATCAAAAATAAAAAGTCCTCTTGATTTTTTATAA
- the atpH gene encoding ATP synthase F1 subunit delta codes for MLTSKVAKRYAQGLLDFTQESGNTASIFSEMKDVVKIFNESKELKNFFASPIIDAKKKTKAALEIFAQFSQLSKNLITLVIKQGRESHLQHIAQEFINKVEDLQGVQRVTLTVASELSQKNVEDIVKSSSLVDHTKNYDLNVVVNPEIIGGYILRVGDQQVDTSVRTKLSQVKKEFQLN; via the coding sequence ATGCTAACCTCTAAAGTAGCGAAAAGATATGCACAAGGTTTACTAGACTTTACTCAAGAGTCTGGGAACACGGCTTCTATTTTTTCGGAAATGAAAGATGTAGTAAAGATTTTTAATGAATCTAAAGAATTAAAAAACTTCTTTGCTTCGCCAATCATTGACGCTAAAAAGAAAACCAAAGCAGCCTTAGAAATCTTTGCTCAGTTTTCACAATTAAGTAAGAATCTCATTACTTTGGTGATTAAACAAGGTAGAGAAAGTCATCTGCAGCATATAGCACAAGAGTTTATCAATAAAGTAGAAGACTTACAAGGCGTACAGAGAGTTACCTTAACCGTAGCTTCTGAACTGTCTCAGAAAAATGTAGAAGACATTGTAAAATCTTCATCTTTAGTAGACCATACTAAAAATTACGACCTAAATGTGGTAGTAAACCCTGAAATTATTGGCGGTTATATTTTAAGAGTAGGAGACCAACAGGTGGATACTTCTGTAAGAACTAAACTAAGCCAAGTGAAAAAAGAATTTCAATTAAATTAA
- a CDS encoding M20/M25/M40 family metallo-hydrolase, giving the protein MKKNVIVLALLNSVFLFSQERNLRNIQQLTDGGDNAEAYFSPNGKFLTMQVTNKNLGAECDQIFAYDLSKDYSKKSDNLQLISTGKGRTTCSFFMPDNQHILYASTHEASNACPAPPVSKDGKYLWAIYPEFDIYMADLSGKIVKKLTDVPGYDAEAVVSPDGKKIVFTSTRTGDLELWTMDIDGKNLKQLTFGLGYDGGAFFSHDSKKIVFRASRPKTVAEIKEYKDYLAQNLVAPTNMEIYTINADGTDLKQITHLGKANWAPYFTPNDKKIIFSSNHHSTRGYDFQLYTIDLEGKNLKQITYESEFNAFPMFSKDGKKLVFSSNRNQSKPRETNVFIADWVDTDEAENVNETQLKNHLSFLASDELQGRLAGSEGEQKAANYIQKYFKKLGLKTHLQPFEYSIKLNPHDENSSTPSKGTNVIGYLDNKAAKTIVIGAHYDHLGLNQHHQSTLMNSDGQIHNGADDNASGVSAVMELARIFAKNKTQEKVNYVFALFSAEEDGLIGSKKFAENVKSQYPNVVTMINMDMVGRLDKDKNLTVGGVGSSPIFPDLVKKVKPAGYNITLDESGIGPSDHTSFYLKDIPVLFLFTGTHADYHKPSDDSDKINFDGVKTITNYVFGIANELSQKSEIPFTKTKTTSTKSVPKYKVTLGIMPSYADSKDGLHIDGVTDNRPAALAGIQSGDILTQIGDCKITEVYSYMDCLSKLNAGDEKEVTVIRNGETKVFKVKF; this is encoded by the coding sequence ATGAAGAAAAATGTAATCGTTCTTGCACTGCTTAACAGTGTTTTCTTATTTTCACAAGAAAGAAATCTTAGAAACATTCAGCAATTGACTGATGGTGGAGATAATGCCGAAGCGTATTTCTCGCCCAATGGAAAATTCCTGACGATGCAAGTCACCAATAAAAATTTGGGAGCAGAATGTGACCAGATTTTCGCCTATGATTTATCGAAGGATTATTCTAAAAAATCTGATAATTTACAATTAATTTCTACAGGAAAAGGAAGAACTACTTGCTCTTTCTTTATGCCAGATAACCAACATATTCTCTACGCTTCTACGCATGAAGCGAGCAACGCTTGTCCAGCTCCGCCTGTTTCTAAAGACGGAAAATATCTTTGGGCTATTTATCCAGAATTTGACATTTATATGGCAGATTTGAGCGGTAAAATTGTTAAAAAATTGACAGATGTTCCTGGTTATGATGCAGAAGCGGTGGTTTCTCCAGACGGTAAAAAAATTGTTTTCACTTCTACCAGAACTGGCGATTTAGAACTCTGGACGATGGATATTGACGGGAAAAATCTGAAACAACTTACGTTCGGTTTAGGATATGATGGTGGTGCGTTTTTTTCTCATGATTCTAAAAAAATTGTATTCCGTGCTTCTCGACCAAAAACCGTTGCCGAAATTAAAGAATACAAAGATTATTTGGCTCAAAATCTCGTTGCTCCTACCAATATGGAAATCTACACCATCAATGCTGATGGAACAGATTTAAAACAAATTACACACCTTGGAAAAGCGAATTGGGCGCCATATTTCACTCCAAATGATAAGAAAATTATTTTCTCCAGTAATCATCATTCTACGAGAGGTTATGATTTCCAGTTGTACACCATAGATTTAGAAGGAAAAAATCTGAAACAAATCACCTACGAAAGTGAATTCAATGCGTTCCCGATGTTTTCTAAAGATGGGAAAAAATTGGTTTTCAGCAGCAATAGAAATCAGTCTAAACCGAGAGAAACCAATGTTTTCATCGCAGATTGGGTAGACACAGATGAAGCAGAAAATGTAAACGAAACTCAACTTAAAAATCATCTTAGTTTTCTTGCCAGTGACGAATTACAAGGCAGATTAGCAGGAAGTGAAGGAGAGCAAAAAGCCGCCAATTATATTCAGAAATATTTTAAAAAATTAGGTCTTAAAACCCATTTACAGCCGTTTGAATATTCCATTAAACTCAATCCACACGATGAAAATTCTTCTACTCCAAGTAAAGGAACCAACGTGATAGGATATTTAGACAATAAAGCCGCTAAAACGATTGTCATTGGCGCACATTACGACCATTTAGGATTAAACCAACATCATCAATCAACGCTGATGAATTCTGACGGACAAATTCACAATGGTGCAGATGATAATGCTTCTGGCGTTTCGGCAGTGATGGAATTGGCGAGAATTTTTGCCAAAAATAAGACTCAGGAAAAAGTAAATTACGTTTTTGCACTTTTCTCAGCGGAAGAAGACGGACTGATTGGCTCTAAAAAATTTGCAGAAAATGTAAAATCTCAATATCCTAATGTAGTGACCATGATTAATATGGATATGGTAGGAAGATTAGACAAAGATAAAAACCTTACGGTAGGAGGTGTAGGTTCCTCTCCTATTTTCCCAGATTTGGTAAAAAAAGTGAAACCTGCAGGTTATAATATTACACTTGATGAATCTGGAATTGGTCCTTCTGATCATACCAGCTTCTATCTGAAAGATATTCCTGTTTTATTCTTGTTTACGGGAACGCATGCAGACTATCACAAACCAAGTGATGACAGTGATAAAATAAATTTCGATGGCGTAAAAACTATTACCAATTATGTATTTGGTATTGCGAATGAACTTTCTCAGAAATCTGAAATTCCGTTTACAAAGACTAAAACTACTTCTACCAAATCTGTCCCAAAATACAAAGTAACACTGGGAATTATGCCAAGTTATGCAGATTCTAAAGATGGTTTGCACATTGACGGTGTTACTGATAACAGACCTGCTGCACTTGCAGGAATTCAGTCTGGAGATATTCTTACCCAAATTGGAGATTGCAAAATCACAGAAGTTTATTCTTATATGGATTGTCTATCAAAACTCAATGCTGGAGACGAAAAAGAAGTTACCGTGATTAGAAATGGGGAAACGAAAGTTTTTAAGGTGAAATTCTAA